The Rhodospirillaceae bacterium genome has a segment encoding these proteins:
- a CDS encoding heme biosynthesis protein HemY — translation MTLFIRVFLALVALAAVATVAAWLAETPGAVTLAWRDWRVDTSVAMLALLVVLLFLAGAGIYQLWRLFLRAPKAVMENRAARRRENGYLALTRGMVAVAAGDAAEARRQARKASEVLGRPPGALLIGAQAAQMDGRPDVARKFYEAMLDTRETELLGLRGLLTLAEQAGDDTAALELAEKARRLNARAPWALTRLFQLHIKGRRWEEAEATLRDAMAAEAVSATEGQPRDAALLVQLSLMAERAGDRRLALERARKAQKTAPAFLPATLQLVALLHADGKNRAARKAAEQAWQAEPHPDLARLYLQVEGGADPTRRLKAAEALAALAPKARETQLTMARALLEAKLWGQARRHLETAGGDPDAAFCRLFAELEQAENGDAALARDWLSRASDAPREPAWLCSNCGATAHEWSALCGHCGAFETLRWTTPPRVVPHDEAAQEGKPAETAVGVEPAPAGAGLTVAGEPLDAQRA, via the coding sequence ATGACCCTGTTCATCCGGGTATTCCTGGCGCTTGTCGCCCTCGCCGCCGTGGCGACGGTCGCGGCGTGGCTGGCCGAGACGCCGGGCGCGGTCACGCTGGCGTGGCGCGACTGGCGGGTCGACACGTCGGTGGCAATGCTGGCCCTCCTGGTCGTCCTGCTCTTCCTCGCGGGCGCCGGCATCTACCAGCTCTGGCGGCTGTTCCTGCGCGCACCGAAGGCCGTAATGGAAAACCGGGCGGCCCGGCGGCGCGAGAACGGCTATCTGGCGCTGACCCGGGGCATGGTCGCTGTGGCGGCGGGCGACGCGGCGGAAGCCCGGCGCCAGGCGAGGAAGGCGAGCGAAGTGCTCGGCCGCCCGCCGGGCGCGCTGCTCATCGGCGCCCAGGCGGCGCAGATGGACGGACGGCCCGACGTTGCGCGCAAATTCTACGAAGCGATGCTGGACACGCGCGAAACCGAACTGCTGGGACTCCGGGGCCTGTTGACGCTTGCGGAGCAGGCCGGCGACGACACCGCGGCATTGGAACTGGCGGAAAAGGCGCGCAGGCTCAACGCCCGGGCGCCCTGGGCGCTGACGCGATTGTTCCAGCTCCATATCAAGGGCCGGCGCTGGGAGGAGGCCGAGGCCACCCTGCGCGACGCGATGGCGGCCGAGGCGGTGTCGGCGACGGAAGGGCAGCCGCGCGACGCGGCCCTGCTGGTCCAGCTCAGCCTGATGGCGGAGCGGGCCGGCGATCGCCGTCTCGCGCTGGAGCGGGCGCGCAAGGCGCAGAAGACGGCGCCGGCGTTCCTGCCGGCCACCCTGCAACTGGTCGCCCTGCTGCACGCCGACGGCAAGAACCGCGCCGCCCGCAAGGCCGCCGAGCAGGCCTGGCAGGCCGAGCCCCATCCCGACCTCGCCCGCCTGTATCTCCAGGTCGAGGGCGGGGCCGATCCGACACGCCGGCTGAAGGCTGCCGAGGCGCTGGCGGCGCTGGCGCCGAAAGCGCGGGAAACCCAGCTGACCATGGCGCGCGCCCTGCTCGAGGCGAAACTGTGGGGCCAGGCGCGCCGCCATCTGGAAACCGCCGGCGGCGACCCCGATGCGGCGTTCTGCCGGCTGTTCGCCGAACTGGAGCAGGCGGAAAACGGCGACGCGGCCCTGGCGCGCGACTGGCTGTCCCGGGCATCCGACGCGCCGCGCGAACCGGCCTGGCTGTGCAGCAACTGTGGCGCGACGGCGCATGAATGGTCGGCGCTGTGCGGCCATTGCGGCGCCTTCGAGACCCTGCGCTGGACCACGCCGCCGCGGGTCGTGCCGCACGACGAGGCGGCGCAGGAGGGCAAGCCGGCCGAAACGGCGGTGGGCGTCGAGCCGGCGCCGGCCGGAGCAGGGCTAACCGTGGCCGGCGAACCGCTGGACGCGCAGCGCGCCTGA
- a CDS encoding aspartate/glutamate racemase family protein — protein MRIWYQSFTHEDESKAYLDRLKAHLGSVADPDTEIVVHTLYPSATNVHPITEMRLGVQVVKNAVRAQEEGYDAFAVGHFQDSGLMESKSVVDIPVLGLGETTMLHACTLARKTGLVTIHPVFIPWHEDQIAAYGLGSRMTGVRAMTTSPLDYVAALSDRSVYEGIRDQFVAQAQPFVDEGVDALIPAGGLPMLLLASEHGFNVGGAPVLNGINILVKQIESAVRLKAIDGTTVSRRSSFARPSDGAMNDFLGQ, from the coding sequence ATGCGAATCTGGTATCAGAGCTTCACCCACGAGGACGAATCGAAAGCCTATCTGGACCGGCTGAAGGCCCATCTCGGGTCGGTCGCCGATCCGGACACCGAGATCGTCGTCCATACCCTGTATCCTTCGGCCACCAACGTGCATCCGATCACGGAGATGCGCCTCGGCGTGCAGGTGGTGAAGAATGCCGTGCGCGCGCAGGAAGAAGGCTATGACGCCTTCGCCGTCGGCCATTTTCAGGATTCCGGCCTGATGGAATCGAAATCGGTCGTCGATATCCCGGTGCTCGGTCTCGGCGAGACGACCATGCTCCACGCCTGCACCCTGGCCCGCAAGACCGGCCTGGTCACCATCCACCCGGTGTTCATCCCGTGGCACGAGGACCAGATCGCCGCCTACGGGCTGGGCAGCCGGATGACCGGCGTGCGCGCGATGACGACCTCGCCGCTCGATTACGTCGCCGCACTTTCCGACCGGTCGGTCTACGAAGGCATCCGCGACCAGTTCGTCGCCCAGGCGCAGCCCTTCGTCGACGAGGGCGTCGACGCCCTGATCCCGGCCGGCGGCCTGCCGATGCTGCTCCTGGCGTCCGAGCACGGCTTCAATGTCGGCGGAGCGCCGGTCCTGAACGGCATCAACATCCTGGTGAAGCAGATCGAAAGCGCGGTCAGGCTGAAGGCGATCGACGGTACGACGGTCAGCCGGCGGTCCAGCTTCGCCCGGCCGAGCGACGGCGCGATGAACGATTTTCTCGGGCAATGA